Proteins from one Listeria weihenstephanensis genomic window:
- a CDS encoding NUDIX hydrolase, with amino-acid sequence MVEKLKIFNLEHQQIGTASRDDVHHKGLWHETFHCWFVSADLTRIFIQYRSERKKDFAGLYDITAAGHLTVDETVQDGIREVKEELGVDVAFDELISLGVIDTSYVSPGFVDREFCHVFLYKFGGPLADFRLQKEEVGGMVTADLKEFRAFFTGESDGLRVEGFKLGDTGIEIVNEILGMRQFTLEENDYYGKLVKAMELRNIL; translated from the coding sequence ATGGTAGAAAAATTGAAGATTTTTAATTTGGAGCATCAGCAGATTGGGACGGCGAGTCGGGATGATGTGCACCACAAGGGGCTGTGGCATGAGACGTTTCACTGCTGGTTTGTGTCGGCGGATTTGACGCGGATTTTTATTCAGTATCGGAGTGAGCGGAAGAAGGATTTTGCGGGGCTCTATGATATCACGGCGGCGGGGCATTTGACGGTGGACGAGACGGTGCAAGACGGCATTCGTGAGGTGAAAGAGGAGCTTGGAGTAGATGTGGCTTTTGATGAACTCATATCGCTTGGTGTGATTGATACGAGCTATGTTTCACCAGGTTTTGTTGATCGCGAATTTTGCCATGTGTTTTTATATAAATTTGGAGGACCTTTAGCCGATTTTAGATTGCAGAAAGAAGAAGTTGGCGGAATGGTGACGGCTGATTTAAAGGAGTTTCGCGCATTTTTCACGGGTGAGTCAGATGGGCTTCGCGTGGAAGGATTTAAATTGGGCGATACTGGAATTGAGATTGTGAACGAGATTCTTGGTATGCGTCAATTTACGTTAGAGGAAAATGATTATTATGGGAAATTAGTGAAGGCGATGGAGTTACGGAATATTTTGTGA
- a CDS encoding PTS sugar transporter subunit IIC → MSLMTKFEHGMERALVPIANKLNSQRHIAAIRDAFILVFPLIMAGSIILLINFAVLSPDGFIAKILFLGKIFPNLADAQAIFAPVLQGSTNIMAILITFLVARNLAIFFQQDDLLCGLTAVGSFFIIYTPYVVIDNQAFMTTKFLGAQGLFVALIVGIITGEVFSRLARAPRLTIKMPAQVPPAVSRSFKVLIPVILVMILFSVLNYLITLIAPEGLHDLVYTVIQSPLKDMGTNIYSVLLLGFISNLLWVLGIHGPNTIAAIRDTIFTEPNLANLNYVAAHGSSWGAPYPTTWAGLNDAFANYGGSGMTLGLLIAIFLASKRADHRDIAKLSIAPGLFNINEPVIFGLPIVLNPIMVIPFIFVPAINTLIGYFFIHFKIIPPVAYQVPWTTPGPLIPFLGTGGNWLALLVGLLCLAVATICYLPFVLVSNKVAASDAQMDANATESAAATEK, encoded by the coding sequence ATGAGTTTAATGACAAAGTTCGAACATGGTATGGAAAGAGCGTTAGTACCTATTGCCAACAAATTGAATTCACAGCGGCATATTGCTGCCATTCGTGATGCATTTATTTTAGTTTTCCCTTTAATCATGGCAGGTTCGATTATTCTTTTAATCAACTTCGCGGTGCTTAGTCCAGATGGCTTTATCGCCAAAATACTATTCTTAGGTAAGATTTTTCCAAACTTAGCAGATGCGCAGGCTATTTTCGCGCCAGTTTTGCAGGGTTCCACCAATATTATGGCCATACTTATCACCTTTTTAGTAGCACGGAATCTTGCCATCTTCTTCCAACAGGATGATCTTCTATGTGGTTTGACAGCTGTGGGCTCATTCTTCATTATTTACACGCCTTATGTTGTTATCGATAACCAAGCTTTCATGACTACAAAATTCCTAGGAGCGCAAGGTCTGTTCGTAGCGCTTATCGTTGGTATTATTACTGGGGAAGTTTTCAGCCGTCTTGCACGTGCGCCGAGACTGACCATCAAAATGCCAGCCCAAGTGCCACCAGCAGTTTCTCGTTCTTTTAAAGTTCTAATTCCAGTTATTCTTGTGATGATCTTGTTCTCCGTTTTGAACTATTTGATCACTTTAATTGCTCCAGAAGGCTTGCATGACCTCGTTTATACGGTTATTCAATCGCCGCTAAAAGATATGGGTACGAATATTTATTCTGTCCTATTACTTGGCTTTATTTCCAACTTACTATGGGTTCTCGGGATTCACGGTCCGAACACGATCGCTGCAATCCGCGATACCATTTTCACAGAGCCTAACTTGGCAAACTTAAACTACGTTGCAGCGCACGGTTCTTCATGGGGCGCGCCTTACCCAACAACTTGGGCAGGTCTAAATGACGCTTTTGCAAACTACGGTGGTTCTGGGATGACGCTCGGTCTTTTGATCGCGATTTTCCTTGCTTCCAAACGTGCGGATCATCGTGATATCGCCAAACTATCGATCGCGCCAGGGCTTTTCAACATCAATGAACCGGTTATCTTCGGTCTGCCAATCGTGCTGAATCCGATCATGGTTATTCCGTTCATCTTTGTACCAGCGATCAATACGTTAATCGGTTATTTCTTCATTCACTTCAAAATTATCCCGCCAGTAGCGTATCAAGTGCCTTGGACAACTCCAGGACCGCTGATTCCGTTCCTTGGTACCGGAGGAAATTGGCTCGCATTACTCGTAGGTCTGCTATGTTTGGCCGTCGCGACCATCTGTTACCTACCGTTCGTTCTCGTATCCAATAAAGTAGCAGCAAGTGACGCGCAAATGGACGCAAACGCGACGGAATCTGCAGCAGCTACAGAAAAATAG
- a CDS encoding glycoside hydrolase family 1 protein translates to MQHKTLKPFPKDFLWGSASAAYQVEGAWDTEGKGPSVWDEFVRIPGKTFKGTNGDVAVDHYHRFKEDVALMAEQGLKAYRFSIAWSRIFPKGHGEVNEAGLAFYDALVDELVANNITPIITLYHWDIPQAIQDEYGGWESRRIIQDFTDYAEVCFKRYGDRVKYWVTLNEQNVFISHGYKLALHPPGLTDDKRMFQANHIANLSNASAIAKFRELGMDGKIGPSFAYGPSYAIDAKPENALAADDSEEFNAHFWMDVYTWGEYPIAVWNWLEENGFAPEVEPGDTELLKKGKPDFMGVNYYRTMTNAANPLDGVGVGKMNTTGEKGSTQESGLPGVYRHVNNPYLEKTNWDWDIDPTGLRVGLRRIASRYRLPILITENGLGEYDTLEEGNEIHDEYRIDYIRAHSIAIQEAITDGVEMLGYCTWSFTDLLSWLNGYQKRYGFVYVDRDENDEKELARYKKDSFYWYKKTIEENGANLITE, encoded by the coding sequence ATGCAACACAAAACGTTAAAACCATTCCCAAAAGATTTTCTTTGGGGCTCGGCGTCCGCGGCTTACCAGGTCGAAGGTGCTTGGGACACAGAGGGTAAAGGCCCGTCTGTCTGGGATGAATTTGTCCGCATTCCTGGCAAAACTTTTAAAGGTACGAATGGCGATGTGGCAGTCGATCACTATCACCGCTTTAAGGAAGACGTTGCGCTGATGGCCGAACAAGGTCTGAAAGCTTACCGCTTCTCGATTGCGTGGAGTCGTATTTTCCCGAAAGGCCACGGCGAAGTGAACGAAGCTGGTCTCGCGTTTTATGACGCACTGGTTGATGAGCTCGTAGCAAACAACATTACGCCGATTATCACGCTTTACCATTGGGATATCCCGCAAGCCATTCAAGACGAGTACGGTGGCTGGGAATCGCGTCGTATTATCCAAGATTTCACCGACTACGCCGAGGTTTGCTTCAAGCGCTACGGCGATCGCGTCAAATACTGGGTTACGCTGAACGAACAGAACGTTTTCATCTCACACGGCTACAAATTGGCGCTACACCCGCCTGGCCTGACCGATGACAAACGGATGTTCCAAGCCAATCACATCGCCAATCTTTCCAACGCATCAGCTATCGCAAAATTCCGCGAACTAGGCATGGACGGCAAAATCGGTCCAAGTTTTGCATACGGTCCTAGTTACGCGATCGATGCTAAGCCAGAGAACGCCCTGGCAGCCGATGATAGCGAAGAATTCAACGCGCATTTTTGGATGGACGTTTACACTTGGGGCGAATATCCGATCGCCGTTTGGAATTGGCTTGAAGAGAACGGTTTTGCGCCAGAAGTTGAACCAGGCGACACCGAACTCCTCAAAAAAGGCAAACCAGATTTCATGGGTGTCAATTACTACCGCACAATGACGAACGCGGCGAATCCGCTAGATGGCGTTGGTGTTGGTAAAATGAACACTACTGGTGAAAAAGGCTCCACACAAGAAAGTGGACTTCCTGGCGTTTATCGTCACGTGAATAATCCATATCTTGAAAAAACAAACTGGGATTGGGATATCGATCCGACCGGTCTTCGCGTTGGCCTTCGCCGTATCGCAAGTCGTTACCGTTTGCCAATACTTATTACTGAGAACGGGCTCGGCGAATATGATACATTAGAAGAAGGCAACGAAATCCATGATGAGTACCGCATCGACTACATTCGCGCCCATTCCATTGCGATTCAAGAAGCAATTACCGATGGCGTGGAAATGCTTGGCTACTGCACATGGTCGTTTACAGATCTACTCAGCTGGCTCAACGGCTATCAAAAACGTTACGGCTTCGTTTACGTCGACCGCGATGAAAATGATGAAAAAGAGTTAGCACGCTATAAAAAAGACAGTTTCTACTGGTATAAAAAGACGATTGAAGAAAATGGGGCAAATTTGATTACAGAGTAA
- the amaP gene encoding alkaline shock response membrane anchor protein AmaP: MNGLAKILFVLVGLIGMIGSAVFAGMAYQLGVFSDVVTEYQEKMWFSNVAIFVGILMFIIFFLFFFIGLLTKRNERSIVLPTKYGEIEITDRTIESTVMYVVVEENMLRNPVVSAKLFNRKKAVKVFVMGDAIQTSRLQTNGAELQSKIEEKLKDMLEIEMVEADIKIHKTNKREAKGSHARVI; the protein is encoded by the coding sequence ATGAATGGTTTAGCAAAGATACTTTTTGTCCTTGTCGGCCTTATTGGGATGATTGGAAGCGCGGTTTTTGCGGGGATGGCTTATCAACTTGGCGTGTTCTCCGATGTCGTCACGGAATATCAGGAAAAAATGTGGTTTTCTAATGTCGCGATTTTTGTTGGTATCCTCATGTTTATTATTTTCTTCTTGTTCTTTTTTATTGGGCTTTTGACGAAGAGAAATGAGCGATCGATTGTGTTGCCGACCAAGTACGGTGAGATAGAAATTACGGATAGGACAATTGAATCGACAGTTATGTATGTTGTTGTGGAAGAAAATATGTTACGAAATCCGGTAGTGTCTGCGAAATTATTTAATCGTAAAAAGGCAGTCAAGGTTTTTGTGATGGGAGATGCGATCCAAACATCAAGGCTCCAAACGAACGGTGCCGAGCTGCAAAGTAAGATTGAAGAGAAGTTAAAGGATATGTTGGAGATTGAAATGGTTGAGGCGGATATCAAAATTCATAAAACAAATAAACGTGAGGCTAAAGGTAGCCATGCACGGGTGATATAG
- a CDS encoding Asp23/Gls24 family envelope stress response protein, whose translation MVEAIKNNEVEVHKNSLTFDDQVIKKITGIAANDVDGILALEGGFISGLTDKFKSKGDITKGINVEVGEKQVAIDLVATVEYGKSIPAIFEAVVAKIEGAIAQMTGLQVVEVNLNVSDVKTKREFESEIASKAEPVESGRVS comes from the coding sequence ATGGTAGAAGCAATTAAAAATAATGAGGTTGAAGTACACAAAAATTCGCTAACGTTTGATGATCAAGTGATTAAGAAAATTACTGGTATTGCTGCAAATGATGTTGACGGGATTCTAGCTTTAGAAGGCGGTTTTATTAGCGGCTTAACGGATAAATTCAAATCTAAAGGCGACATTACGAAGGGTATTAATGTAGAAGTTGGCGAAAAACAAGTGGCGATTGATCTTGTTGCTACTGTTGAATATGGCAAAAGTATTCCAGCAATTTTTGAGGCTGTAGTTGCAAAAATTGAGGGAGCTATTGCACAAATGACTGGCTTACAAGTTGTTGAAGTCAATCTTAATGTGAGCGATGTTAAAACGAAGCGTGAGTTTGAAAGCGAGATTGCAAGTAAGGCTGAACCAGTTGAAAGTGGTCGTGTGAGCTAA
- a CDS encoding ATP-binding cassette domain-containing protein, translating to MIIDGVTKRIEGNLVLEDISFELKSGEITALIGRNGVGKTTLFSIIAGMYLADAGQVTVDGQDLRKNPALKKNIFFLEDNMNYFNSYSVKSVVKIYKNVYATFDEAFFDTLMERFELPKKAKVMSFSKGRKALFFMILAFSLDVRYLLLDEPMDGLDVIVKKQLLQFILETVADRKTSVLIASHRLDELEMVADRVLVLKGTTLELDYYLESLRDTALKLQVAFKAKHVPVFVKEESELLQRNGRIYTLLVTENTDDFVSKIKMEEPILYQEMAITIEDVFTIRLADDKVDYYEM from the coding sequence ATGATTATTGACGGTGTAACGAAGCGTATTGAGGGCAACTTGGTGTTGGAGGATATTTCTTTTGAGTTGAAATCGGGTGAAATTACGGCGCTGATTGGGAGGAATGGTGTTGGTAAGACGACGCTATTCTCAATTATCGCGGGGATGTATTTGGCGGACGCTGGTCAAGTGACGGTGGATGGGCAAGATTTACGCAAGAATCCGGCGCTCAAGAAGAATATTTTCTTTTTGGAAGATAATATGAACTATTTTAATTCTTATAGTGTGAAATCGGTTGTGAAAATCTATAAAAATGTATACGCGACGTTTGATGAAGCATTTTTTGATACGTTGATGGAACGCTTTGAATTGCCGAAAAAAGCGAAAGTGATGTCGTTCTCAAAGGGACGTAAGGCGTTATTTTTCATGATTTTGGCGTTTTCTTTGGATGTGCGTTATTTGTTGCTGGATGAGCCGATGGATGGGCTGGATGTGATTGTGAAGAAACAGTTGTTGCAGTTTATTTTGGAGACGGTGGCGGATCGGAAAACGAGTGTATTGATTGCCTCGCATCGCTTGGATGAGCTGGAAATGGTGGCGGATCGAGTACTGGTTTTGAAGGGGACGACGCTAGAGCTGGATTATTATTTGGAGTCGTTGCGTGATACGGCGTTGAAGCTTCAAGTGGCTTTTAAAGCGAAGCATGTGCCGGTGTTTGTGAAGGAGGAATCAGAGCTTTTGCAGCGTAATGGGCGGATTTATACGTTGTTGGTGACTGAAAATACGGATGATTTCGTTAGTAAGATTAAGATGGAAGAACCGATTTTGTATCAGGAAATGGCGATTACGATTGAGGATGTTTTTACAATTCGATTGGCGGATGATAAGGTCGATTACTACGAGATGTGA
- a CDS encoding ROK family protein, whose product METIAAFDIGGTTLKMGLVSSEGDILQHEKMTTPDFDGELILAGISEYTKKHDVAGVAISAPGYINPKTGFITMGGAIRAFDNFPIREYLEEKTGLPVTVENDANCVALCEKWVGGAQDLDNFLCMTIGTGIGGGIFIDGKLYSGSRFRAGEFGYLFSDRPGSYEPGSYTMNQTTTMLVLRRQYAAHTGKSLNEVTGEEIFAAYDNHDPIAGKLIHDFYTGLCTGLYNLIYCFDPSHIFIGGGITDRPTFLDELKHHMEFFGLRDTKLELVSHKNQAGLLGAVYHHLLLTEI is encoded by the coding sequence TTGGAAACCATTGCGGCATTTGATATCGGCGGAACAACCTTAAAAATGGGACTTGTTTCGAGTGAAGGCGATATTCTCCAACACGAAAAAATGACAACCCCTGATTTTGACGGTGAACTGATATTAGCAGGGATTTCAGAGTATACAAAAAAACATGATGTGGCGGGCGTTGCAATCAGCGCGCCCGGCTACATCAATCCAAAAACCGGTTTCATCACGATGGGTGGCGCGATTCGTGCCTTTGATAATTTTCCCATCCGTGAATATTTAGAAGAAAAAACAGGTCTTCCCGTCACCGTTGAAAATGACGCCAATTGTGTCGCCCTATGCGAAAAATGGGTTGGCGGTGCGCAAGACTTAGATAACTTTTTATGTATGACAATCGGAACTGGCATCGGCGGTGGTATTTTCATTGATGGCAAGCTTTACAGCGGCTCCAGATTCCGCGCTGGCGAGTTCGGTTACCTATTTAGCGACCGACCTGGCAGCTACGAGCCTGGTTCCTATACGATGAATCAAACCACAACCATGCTCGTTTTGCGTCGTCAATACGCGGCACATACAGGTAAAAGCCTGAACGAGGTCACAGGTGAAGAAATATTCGCAGCCTACGACAATCATGACCCTATTGCTGGGAAACTGATTCACGACTTCTACACAGGGCTTTGCACTGGCCTATACAATCTGATTTACTGCTTTGACCCAAGCCACATCTTCATCGGCGGCGGCATCACCGATCGACCAACATTCCTAGATGAGCTCAAACATCACATGGAATTCTTCGGTCTACGTGACACCAAACTTGAACTCGTCTCACACAAAAACCAAGCAGGCTTGCTCGGCGCGGTATATCATCATTTACTACTGACTGAAATCTAA
- a CDS encoding MurR/RpiR family transcriptional regulator — MFPYEVVSKFTETELHLYRYIMDNTEKVMYMRVRELADETHVSAATIVRFTRKLGYDGFSEFKVQLKQASKEKGKKKTADTIEVLEEFFERTLRRDYDVSLDKAVDIIDDAQLVVFVGIGTSGILAEYGSRFFSNLQKRTFYIKDPFYPNAAQQFDNAVMVILSVSGETPQVILQAQNMREFGSKIISITNSSKNTLAGLSDINIPYYVTQEMIHETNITTQIPVLFLLEAMAKKTYNRHQI, encoded by the coding sequence ATGTTTCCTTATGAAGTAGTGAGTAAGTTTACTGAGACAGAGTTGCATTTATACAGATACATAATGGACAATACTGAAAAGGTGATGTACATGCGGGTCCGCGAATTGGCGGATGAAACGCATGTGTCAGCGGCTACGATTGTTCGGTTTACGAGAAAACTGGGTTATGACGGTTTTTCGGAGTTTAAGGTGCAGTTGAAACAGGCATCAAAGGAAAAGGGTAAGAAGAAGACGGCGGACACGATTGAAGTTCTGGAGGAATTTTTTGAGCGGACGTTGCGTCGGGATTATGATGTGAGTTTGGATAAGGCTGTAGATATTATAGATGATGCGCAGTTGGTTGTGTTTGTTGGGATCGGGACATCAGGGATTTTGGCGGAATATGGATCGCGATTTTTCTCGAATTTGCAGAAGCGGACGTTTTATATTAAAGATCCATTTTATCCGAATGCAGCGCAACAGTTTGATAATGCTGTGATGGTGATTCTGTCGGTATCGGGTGAGACGCCGCAGGTTATTTTGCAGGCGCAGAACATGAGGGAGTTCGGTAGCAAGATCATTAGTATTACGAATTCAAGCAAAAATACGTTGGCGGGATTATCGGATATTAATATTCCTTATTATGTGACGCAGGAAATGATTCATGAAACGAATATTACGACGCAAATTCCTGTGTTGTTCTTGCTGGAAGCGATGGCGAAGAAGACGTATAATAGGCATCAAATATAA
- a CDS encoding DUF1129 domain-containing protein → MTTEAETVKPQIDELKANLTKRNLQYVQEVEKHLRELGQYGEAQQAELVYEMTEKVLENQKQGVTARKLFDVTPTEYVKALAVKAAPVGEVAGKWWIALDGGLLVLGAMMLISGVSAIFQGQTLGLAVLFVTFLVGGGAMMVLRKYAGAMRQGEKGGTWKYLAIAMVVILVWMTIMTLVQVLVPAKWNIALDPYPTVIVGALLLALRYYMKKKKNIPNL, encoded by the coding sequence GTGACAACAGAAGCAGAAACAGTAAAACCGCAAATTGATGAGTTGAAGGCGAATTTGACGAAACGTAATTTGCAATATGTCCAAGAGGTGGAAAAACATCTCCGCGAGTTAGGTCAGTACGGTGAGGCGCAACAGGCGGAGTTAGTTTATGAAATGACGGAGAAAGTACTTGAGAATCAAAAACAAGGTGTGACGGCTCGGAAATTATTCGACGTGACGCCTACAGAATATGTGAAAGCTTTAGCAGTGAAAGCGGCGCCAGTTGGTGAAGTTGCTGGGAAATGGTGGATCGCGTTAGATGGTGGTTTGCTCGTACTTGGTGCGATGATGCTAATCAGCGGTGTGAGCGCGATTTTCCAAGGACAAACGCTAGGACTCGCTGTGTTATTCGTGACGTTCCTTGTCGGTGGTGGCGCAATGATGGTATTGCGTAAATATGCTGGTGCAATGCGTCAAGGTGAAAAAGGTGGAACGTGGAAGTATCTAGCGATTGCGATGGTTGTTATTCTTGTGTGGATGACGATTATGACGTTGGTGCAAGTGCTTGTTCCGGCGAAATGGAATATTGCGTTGGATCCGTATCCGACTGTTATTGTTGGTGCGTTGCTTCTAGCTTTACGCTATTATATGAAGAAAAAGAAAAATATCCCGAATTTATAA
- a CDS encoding DUF2273 domain-containing protein, whose translation MNLPELLQPYKWRIIGVIVGLVIAVLFMTIGFGYTLLLLLIAGIGFLIGKWKDGQLDINDWLKFLTK comes from the coding sequence ATGAATTTACCAGAGCTTTTACAACCGTATAAATGGCGTATAATTGGTGTCATTGTAGGACTTGTTATCGCTGTTTTGTTTATGACGATTGGTTTCGGGTACACACTATTACTACTACTTATTGCTGGAATTGGTTTTCTCATTGGTAAATGGAAAGACGGCCAATTGGATATAAATGATTGGTTGAAATTTTTAACTAAATAG